One window of the Pseudofrankia sp. DC12 genome contains the following:
- the hpnH gene encoding adenosyl-hopene transferase HpnH: protein MAVQWRYQVRVGSYLVKQKLLRKKYFPLVLELEPLFACNLSCTGCGKIQHPASVLKQRMSVEDALAAVEECGAPVVAIAGGEPLMHPQIHEIVNELTKRKKFVILCSNGLLLRKKLKNFTPSPYFTFMLHVDGLRDRHDAIVEKEGTFDECVEAFKEAKAAGFRVGTNSTFFNNDSPQDVIDILTFLNDDLKVDAIQLSPGYAYEKAPDQEHFLGVQETREMFSKVFAEGRRKKWRLNHSPVFLDFLEGKRELACTAWGIPSYSLFGWQKPCYLMSDGYVGSYKELTETTDWDKYGRGKDPRCANCMAHCGYETSAVLATMGSLKEQIRAVRM from the coding sequence GTGGCGGTTCAGTGGCGCTACCAGGTGCGTGTCGGGTCCTACCTGGTCAAGCAGAAGCTGTTGCGAAAGAAGTACTTCCCGCTCGTGCTTGAGCTGGAACCGCTCTTCGCCTGCAACCTGTCCTGCACCGGATGCGGGAAGATCCAACATCCCGCATCCGTACTCAAACAGCGGATGAGCGTCGAAGACGCTCTGGCTGCCGTCGAAGAGTGCGGTGCCCCGGTGGTCGCGATCGCTGGCGGCGAGCCGCTCATGCACCCTCAGATCCACGAGATCGTCAATGAGCTCACCAAGCGCAAGAAGTTCGTCATTCTCTGCTCGAACGGCCTGCTGCTGCGCAAGAAGCTGAAGAACTTCACTCCGAGCCCTTACTTCACGTTCATGCTGCACGTGGACGGACTGCGTGACCGGCACGACGCGATCGTCGAGAAGGAAGGCACCTTCGACGAGTGCGTCGAGGCCTTCAAGGAGGCGAAGGCCGCGGGCTTCCGGGTCGGCACCAACTCGACGTTCTTCAACAACGACAGCCCGCAGGACGTCATCGACATCCTGACCTTCCTGAACGACGATCTCAAGGTCGACGCGATCCAGCTCTCACCGGGCTACGCGTACGAGAAGGCGCCGGACCAGGAGCACTTCCTCGGCGTCCAGGAGACGCGGGAGATGTTCTCCAAGGTCTTCGCCGAGGGCCGGCGCAAGAAGTGGCGGCTGAACCACTCGCCGGTCTTCCTGGACTTCCTGGAAGGCAAGCGTGAGCTGGCCTGCACCGCCTGGGGTATTCCGAGCTACTCCCTGTTCGGCTGGCAGAAGCCGTGCTACCTCATGAGTGACGGCTATGTCGGCTCCTACAAGGAGCTCACCGAGACCACCGACTGGGACAAGTACGGCCGTGGCAAGGACCCGCGCTGCGCCAACTGCATGGCGCACTGCGGGTACGAGACCTCCGCCGTGCTGGCCACCATGGGCTCGCTGAAGGAGCAGATCCGCGCCGTCCGCATGTGA
- the hpnH gene encoding adenosyl-hopene transferase HpnH, with amino-acid sequence CVEAFKEAKAAGFRVGTNSTFFNNDSPQDVIDILTFLNDDLKVDAIQLSPGYAYEKAPDQEHFLGVQETREMFSKVFAEGRRKKWRLNHSPVFLDFLEGKRELACTAWGIPSYSLFGWQKPCYLMSDGYVGSYKELTETTDWDKYGRGKDPRCANCMAHCGYETSAVLATMGSLKEQIRAVRM; translated from the coding sequence AGTGCGTCGAGGCCTTCAAGGAGGCGAAGGCCGCGGGCTTCCGGGTCGGCACCAACTCGACGTTCTTCAACAACGACAGCCCGCAGGACGTCATCGACATCCTGACCTTCCTGAACGACGATCTCAAGGTCGACGCGATCCAGCTCTCACCGGGCTACGCGTACGAGAAGGCGCCGGACCAGGAGCACTTCCTCGGCGTCCAGGAGACGCGGGAGATGTTCTCCAAGGTCTTCGCCGAGGGCCGGCGCAAGAAGTGGCGGCTGAACCACTCGCCGGTCTTCCTGGACTTCCTGGAAGGCAAGCGTGAGCTGGCCTGCACCGCCTGGGGTATTCCGAGCTACTCCCTGTTCGGCTGGCAGAAGCCGTGCTACCTCATGAGTGACGGCTATGTCGGCTCCTACAAGGAGCTCACCGAGACCACCGACTGGGACAAGTACGGCCGTGGCAAGGACCCGCGCTGCGCCAACTGCATGGCGCACTGCGGGTACGAGACCTCCGCCGTGCTGGCCACCATGGGCTCGCTGAAGGAGCAGATCCGCGCCGTCCGCATGTGA
- a CDS encoding TetR/AcrR family transcriptional regulator, with protein sequence MRTADNARTGDRTPDNRSLETRAALVAAARRRFAEQGYVATGTEEIVADARVTRGALYHHFRDKADLFREVMKEVASEVATALVKSELEATIGGDAWTQLRRGFQSLLDFSTRTDTDFQRIVLVDGPAVLGNDAWNTLVEKHGYGLLSEWLERAIAEEIIDPIPVAPLTRLVTALLAEASLYVARAADPSLARRETGVVLDRLLSGLVHNSRPAPQPL encoded by the coding sequence CTGCGCACGGCGGACAACGCCCGAACGGGTGACCGGACGCCGGACAACCGGTCGTTGGAAACGCGAGCCGCGTTGGTAGCGGCCGCCCGCCGGCGGTTCGCGGAACAGGGATATGTGGCCACCGGTACCGAGGAGATCGTGGCCGACGCGCGTGTCACCCGCGGCGCTCTCTACCACCACTTCCGGGACAAGGCCGACCTGTTCCGCGAGGTGATGAAGGAGGTCGCGAGCGAGGTCGCGACCGCCCTGGTCAAGAGTGAGCTGGAGGCCACGATCGGTGGCGACGCCTGGACGCAGCTGCGTCGCGGCTTCCAGTCGCTGCTGGACTTCTCCACCAGAACGGATACGGACTTCCAGCGGATCGTGTTGGTCGACGGCCCGGCCGTGCTCGGCAACGACGCCTGGAACACCCTGGTCGAAAAGCACGGCTACGGTCTCCTGTCGGAATGGCTGGAGCGCGCCATAGCCGAGGAGATCATCGACCCGATTCCGGTCGCGCCACTGACCCGGCTGGTCACGGCGCTGCTCGCCGAGGCCAGCCTCTACGTCGCTCGCGCCGCCGACCCGTCACTGGCCCGCCGCGAGACCGGCGTCGTCCTGGACCGCCTCCTGTCCGGCCTGGTCCACAACTCCCGCCCAGCCCCCCAGCCCCTGTAA
- a CDS encoding MFS transporter: protein MTTSAERSASPGPGPERDPGAPVATTASQAVARATSPEYRPMTQREISQAVWALVLGLFATMIAGTVVANALPRIMADLHGSSTDYTWVATMTLLTMTATVPLWGKLSDLLNPKVLLLLALTLFTLGSCLAGLSHSPAWLIAARGVQGVGAGGTSSLTQVAIAAMVPARERARYNGYIGAVFAVSNISGPLVGGLIVDTPGLGWRWCFYICLPVAVVAFALLVRTLRLPTERRPVRIDYFGAVLIPGGVGLLLLWLTLGGNLVGWLSGTGLALLLGGVATVLLAVFVETRVAEPIVPPRLFRDRTIVLAVIGVVATGAVTVTVPLLFSQYFQLGRGETPTVSGLLTAPMVVSSAVSANLAGRAITRTGRWKGILVAGALCICGGQLLFATIRAGTPLVAVCTYLALVGVGIGMTQQNLMVAVQNSAARSDLGAASGVVAFFRSLGSTAGVAALGALLGNLAASRTGHGLVAAGLPANAVADTHGVPNLATLPAPVAAVVRHAYGDAVGHAWLCAVPLALVGLVAMLLIRETRLATTNEDVPRAAGRQQAAPSR, encoded by the coding sequence ATGACGACGTCCGCGGAACGCTCGGCCAGCCCAGGTCCGGGGCCCGAGCGCGACCCCGGGGCGCCGGTGGCGACGACGGCCTCGCAGGCCGTGGCCCGCGCGACCAGCCCGGAGTACCGGCCGATGACGCAGCGGGAGATCAGCCAGGCCGTCTGGGCGCTGGTGCTGGGCCTGTTCGCCACCATGATCGCCGGAACCGTCGTGGCGAACGCGCTGCCGCGCATCATGGCCGACCTGCACGGCAGCTCGACCGACTACACCTGGGTCGCGACGATGACGCTGCTGACGATGACGGCGACCGTGCCGCTCTGGGGCAAGCTGTCGGATCTGCTGAACCCGAAGGTCCTTCTCCTGCTCGCCCTCACGTTGTTCACCCTCGGATCGTGCCTGGCCGGCCTGTCTCATTCCCCCGCCTGGCTGATCGCCGCGCGCGGGGTCCAGGGCGTGGGCGCCGGCGGCACCAGCTCGCTGACGCAGGTGGCGATCGCGGCGATGGTCCCGGCGCGGGAACGTGCCCGTTACAACGGCTACATCGGCGCGGTGTTCGCCGTCTCGAACATCTCCGGCCCGCTGGTCGGAGGCCTGATCGTCGACACACCGGGGCTCGGCTGGCGCTGGTGCTTCTACATCTGCCTACCGGTCGCGGTGGTGGCCTTCGCGCTGCTGGTCCGCACGCTGCGGCTGCCGACCGAGCGTCGCCCGGTTCGCATCGACTACTTCGGCGCCGTCCTCATTCCCGGCGGTGTGGGCCTGCTGCTGCTGTGGCTCACGCTGGGCGGGAACCTGGTCGGCTGGCTGTCCGGTACCGGGCTGGCGCTGCTGCTCGGCGGGGTAGCCACAGTGCTGCTCGCCGTCTTCGTGGAGACCCGGGTGGCCGAGCCAATCGTGCCGCCGCGGCTGTTCCGGGACCGGACCATCGTGCTCGCGGTCATCGGCGTCGTCGCCACCGGCGCCGTGACGGTCACCGTGCCGCTCCTGTTCAGCCAGTACTTCCAGCTGGGCCGCGGCGAGACGCCGACCGTCTCCGGCCTGCTGACCGCGCCGATGGTGGTCAGCTCGGCGGTCTCGGCCAACCTCGCCGGCCGGGCCATCACGCGGACGGGCCGCTGGAAAGGCATCCTCGTGGCCGGAGCGCTCTGCATCTGCGGCGGACAGCTGCTGTTCGCGACCATTCGCGCGGGTACCCCGCTCGTCGCGGTCTGCACCTATCTGGCGCTCGTCGGCGTCGGTATCGGCATGACCCAGCAGAACCTGATGGTGGCCGTGCAGAACAGCGCCGCACGCAGCGATCTCGGCGCCGCGAGCGGTGTGGTCGCCTTCTTCCGCAGCCTCGGCTCCACCGCGGGGGTCGCCGCGCTCGGGGCGTTGCTGGGCAATCTCGCCGCCAGCCGGACCGGGCATGGCCTCGTCGCCGCCGGCCTGCCCGCGAACGCCGTCGCGGACACCCACGGTGTGCCGAACCTGGCCACGCTGCCCGCGCCGGTCGCGGCCGTGGTCCGGCACGCCTACGGTGACGCGGTCGGGCACGCCTGGCTGTGCGCGGTGCCACTGGCCCTCGTCGGGCTCGTCGCCATGCTGCTGATCCGGGAGACCCGCCTCGCGACGACCAACGAGGACGTCCCCCGCGCCGCCGGCCGGCAACAGGCCGCGCCCAGCCGGTAA
- the ureG gene encoding urease accessory protein UreG: MHLDHDHHEHGSSLLGGGPGSGGSGGPGLAAAWRTAAPAAPAAVPAGRALRIGIGGPVGSGKTALVAALCRALSGKVDLAVVTNDIYTTEDADFLRRAGVLDPARIRAVETGCCPHTAIRDDITSNLDAVEDLDAAFGPLDLILVESGGDNLTATFSYGLIDRQIFVVDVAGGDKVPRKGGPGVTSSDLLVINKTDLAPLVGADLGVMERDATAMRDGRPVLFTSLVEDPAATDVARWVFSQLVEARAAGAGAYESNLTPLASVGLDVPGTQ, encoded by the coding sequence GTGCACCTCGACCACGATCACCACGAGCATGGTTCCTCGCTGCTCGGTGGCGGCCCGGGTTCCGGGGGCTCGGGCGGGCCGGGGCTGGCGGCGGCGTGGCGGACGGCCGCTCCGGCGGCTCCGGCGGCCGTTCCGGCCGGCCGGGCGCTGCGGATCGGGATCGGCGGGCCGGTCGGCAGCGGCAAGACCGCGCTCGTCGCCGCGCTGTGCCGGGCACTGTCGGGCAAGGTGGACCTCGCCGTCGTCACCAACGACATCTACACGACCGAGGATGCCGACTTCCTGCGTCGCGCCGGCGTGCTGGACCCGGCCCGGATCCGCGCCGTCGAGACCGGCTGCTGCCCGCACACGGCGATCCGCGACGACATCACGTCCAACCTGGACGCCGTCGAGGATCTCGACGCCGCGTTCGGCCCGCTGGACCTGATTCTCGTCGAGTCCGGCGGCGACAACCTCACCGCGACCTTCAGCTACGGCCTGATCGACCGGCAGATCTTCGTCGTCGATGTCGCCGGCGGTGACAAGGTGCCGCGCAAGGGCGGTCCCGGCGTCACCAGCAGCGACCTGCTCGTCATCAACAAGACCGACCTGGCGCCGCTGGTCGGCGCCGACCTCGGGGTGATGGAGCGCGACGCGACGGCGATGCGGGACGGCCGCCCGGTCCTGTTCACCAGCCTCGTCGAGGACCCGGCCGCGACCGACGTCGCCCGCTGGGTCTTCAGCCAGCTCGTCGAGGCCCGGGCCGCCGGCGCCGGCGCCTACGAGTCCAACCTCACCCCGCTCGCCTCCGTCGGCCTCGACGTGCCCGGCACGCAGTGA
- a CDS encoding urease accessory protein UreD, translating to MTTIASAGPAPTAGTAPDGSASQPPPAGPGAAGGGRTVVRAHAVVRVEAGSDGAARVSELRSAVPLVMRQVAQPVASRPETSRAEAGHGAAWRLEDLIPPGLPTVTVHLVGAAAGPLTGDQLRLDISVGAGVRLVLRSVAATLAMPGHGAGPSVLEIHADVAAGGALDLLPEPTVAVRGCRHRLVGRATVGAGGWLRWREEIVLGRFNEPSGQIETDLRVDVSSGPAGPDAGTGHRPLLRQQLVLGPDIPGLGGAALIGSARAVGSLLIAAPPDYHRIPAGGSPAASGPPAGRLGQEPGQGLPGLGLPGLGVAASVSPAEPATAGRLPGGATVLPLAGPGVLVTALADDAVTLRRHLGE from the coding sequence ATGACGACGATCGCCAGTGCCGGGCCGGCGCCGACGGCTGGCACGGCACCCGACGGGTCGGCCTCACAGCCGCCGCCAGCGGGCCCAGGCGCGGCTGGTGGTGGCCGGACAGTCGTCCGGGCGCACGCCGTCGTGCGGGTCGAGGCCGGCTCCGACGGCGCCGCGCGGGTTTCGGAACTGCGCTCGGCTGTGCCGCTGGTGATGCGGCAGGTGGCGCAGCCGGTCGCGTCGCGTCCGGAGACGTCGCGCGCGGAGGCGGGGCACGGCGCGGCGTGGCGGCTGGAGGATCTGATCCCGCCCGGGCTGCCGACCGTCACCGTGCACCTGGTCGGCGCGGCGGCGGGTCCACTGACCGGGGACCAGCTGCGCCTCGACATCAGCGTCGGCGCCGGCGTGCGCCTGGTGCTGCGCTCGGTCGCGGCGACGCTCGCGATGCCCGGGCACGGGGCCGGGCCGTCCGTGCTGGAGATCCACGCGGACGTCGCGGCCGGGGGTGCCCTCGACCTGCTGCCCGAGCCGACGGTCGCGGTGCGCGGGTGTCGGCACCGCTTGGTCGGCCGCGCGACCGTCGGAGCGGGTGGCTGGCTGCGGTGGCGCGAGGAGATCGTCCTGGGCCGGTTCAATGAGCCTTCGGGCCAGATCGAGACCGACCTGCGGGTCGACGTCAGTTCCGGGCCGGCCGGTCCGGACGCGGGCACTGGTCACCGCCCACTGTTGCGCCAGCAACTCGTCCTCGGCCCTGACATTCCGGGCCTGGGCGGCGCTGCGCTGATCGGCTCGGCTCGGGCCGTCGGCTCGCTGCTGATCGCCGCGCCTCCCGACTACCACCGCATCCCGGCAGGCGGCAGTCCCGCCGCGTCGGGTCCCCCCGCTGGCCGACTCGGCCAGGAGCCCGGGCAGGGCCTGCCCGGGCTGGGCCTGCCCGGGCTGGGCGTCGCCGCGTCCGTGAGCCCGGCCGAGCCGGCGACCGCCGGGCGCCTTCCCGGCGGGGCAACGGTGCTCCCGCTGGCCGGCCCGGGCGTCCTGGTGACGGCCCTCGCCGACGACGCCGTCACCCTTCGCCGCCACCTCGGGGAGTGA
- a CDS encoding urease accessory UreF family protein translates to MTDMSAARPRLSGGPPGGSAGRAGARAALLVLADGRLPAGGHAHSGGMEAAVVDGGVRGLDDLAGFLRGRLATAGLLSAAFAAAACQISHGHDETRAPAAGDLLAALDAELDARTPSPAQREASRAQGRTLLRAGRAAWDLAGAALPAAPHHPIALGVIAAAAGLEPADAALAAVYGAVSGPASGATRLLGLDPLAVTGLQARLAEELERTATAATTAAEDAVASGALDLLPAPSAVRLDLLAQRHRVAPVRMFTS, encoded by the coding sequence ATGACGGACATGTCGGCCGCGCGACCGAGGCTGTCGGGCGGTCCGCCCGGTGGGTCAGCCGGGCGAGCGGGGGCCCGGGCGGCGCTGCTGGTGCTTGCCGACGGGCGGCTGCCCGCCGGCGGACACGCGCACTCGGGTGGCATGGAGGCCGCGGTCGTCGACGGGGGCGTCCGCGGGCTGGACGACCTGGCCGGGTTCCTGCGCGGCCGGCTCGCGACGGCGGGCCTGCTGTCCGCCGCGTTCGCCGCCGCCGCCTGCCAGATCAGCCATGGCCACGACGAGACGCGGGCTCCCGCGGCCGGCGATCTGCTCGCGGCGCTGGACGCCGAGCTCGACGCCCGGACGCCGTCCCCGGCCCAGCGCGAGGCAAGCCGGGCGCAGGGCCGGACGCTGCTGCGCGCCGGCCGCGCCGCCTGGGACCTGGCCGGCGCGGCCCTCCCGGCCGCCCCGCACCACCCGATCGCGCTGGGCGTCATCGCCGCCGCGGCGGGGCTCGAACCGGCGGACGCGGCCCTGGCCGCCGTCTACGGCGCCGTCTCGGGGCCGGCCTCGGGCGCGACCCGGCTGCTCGGCCTCGACCCGCTGGCGGTGACCGGCCTGCAGGCCCGGCTGGCCGAGGAGCTGGAACGCACCGCCACCGCCGCGACGACCGCCGCCGAGGACGCCGTCGCTTCCGGAGCCCTGGACCTGCTGCCCGCCCCGTCGGCGGTCCGTCTCGACCTGCTCGCCCAGCGCCACCGAGTCGCCCCGGTCCGGATGTTCACGTCCTGA
- a CDS encoding phytanoyl-CoA dioxygenase family protein — protein MRSTVLATPATFGVFEVGWTAAEASAGASLPALAEIEEFYRAFGYVLLRGLVPEELTTRMETECAAVQADVLAGRLPERYGSTKYLDAVEKAEKFVNYVEHVQELSPAVLETATLPALLMVIRRLIGDSAWLNGSAQAGVVYQDSRPGRESGYTRIGWHSDWQAMPSVDIWPGLAFTFHLDATSPANGFLRVVPGSNNWATPAPYRNVNSVEVPADARPAGGYTDTPPPVEMPLGFDKIPGEVPVYTERGDVILHDGYLWHSASRATDDDGVRRHVRGGYWSGPPANYRPQFLKNAAR, from the coding sequence ATGCGTTCGACCGTGCTCGCGACACCGGCGACTTTCGGGGTCTTCGAGGTGGGCTGGACCGCGGCCGAGGCTTCCGCAGGCGCGTCGCTGCCGGCGCTCGCCGAGATCGAGGAGTTCTACCGGGCCTTCGGCTACGTGCTGCTGCGTGGCCTGGTGCCCGAGGAGCTGACCACCCGGATGGAGACGGAGTGCGCCGCCGTCCAGGCGGACGTGCTGGCCGGGCGGCTGCCTGAGCGGTATGGCTCGACGAAGTACCTGGACGCCGTCGAGAAGGCGGAGAAGTTCGTCAACTACGTCGAGCACGTCCAGGAGCTGTCTCCGGCCGTGCTCGAGACGGCGACGCTCCCAGCACTGCTGATGGTGATCCGAAGGCTGATCGGCGACTCCGCGTGGCTTAACGGTTCGGCGCAGGCCGGCGTCGTCTACCAGGACTCCCGGCCCGGCCGGGAGTCCGGCTACACCCGGATCGGCTGGCATTCCGACTGGCAGGCGATGCCCAGCGTCGACATCTGGCCGGGCCTCGCCTTCACCTTCCATCTGGACGCCACCAGCCCGGCCAACGGGTTCCTGCGGGTCGTTCCGGGCAGCAACAACTGGGCCACTCCCGCGCCGTACCGCAACGTCAACAGCGTCGAGGTCCCCGCCGACGCCCGCCCGGCCGGTGGCTACACCGACACGCCGCCCCCCGTCGAGATGCCGCTCGGCTTCGACAAGATCCCGGGTGAGGTGCCCGTCTACACCGAGCGCGGCGACGTGATCCTGCACGACGGCTACCTGTGGCACTCGGCCTCCCGGGCCACCGACGACGACGGCGTCCGCCGCCACGTCCGCGGCGGCTACTGGAGTGGCCCACCGGCCAACTACCGGCCGCAGTTCCTCAAGAACGCCGCCCGCTAG
- a CDS encoding SAM-dependent methyltransferase — MARWVGGSAAGPQVRAFIDLDEPVGLLMIGVVHHLGDDDDPAAVVAGYRDALAGGSYLFLSHYLDRGAATAELEETLLAHRGTGRFRSRAETSAYFGGLASVPPGLSYAAMWRGRRCSQAASTPASVWSPAGSAARRRASHPG, encoded by the coding sequence ATCGCCAGATGGGTAGGCGGTTCGGCGGCGGGCCCGCAGGTCCGCGCCTTCATCGACCTCGACGAGCCCGTCGGCCTGCTGATGATCGGCGTCGTCCACCACCTGGGCGACGACGACGACCCGGCCGCCGTCGTCGCCGGCTACAGGGACGCCCTGGCCGGTGGCAGCTACCTGTTCCTGAGCCACTACCTGGATCGCGGCGCGGCGACGGCGGAGCTGGAGGAGACGCTGCTGGCCCACCGGGGCACCGGCCGGTTCCGGTCCCGGGCCGAGACCTCGGCCTACTTCGGCGGCCTCGCGTCGGTCCCGCCCGGCCTCAGCTACGCGGCGATGTGGCGCGGGAGACGATGTTCGCAGGCCGCGTCGACGCCGGCATCCGTCTGGTCGCCGGCGGGATCGGCCGCAAGGCGTAGGGCGAGCCACCCCGGGTGA
- a CDS encoding urease subunit alpha, with the protein MASLDRSRYAALYGPTVGDRVRLADTDLFIEVTADLSRGPRGAGTGDEAVFGGGKVIRESMGQARTTRAEGAPDLVITGVIVLDHWGVVKADVGVRDGRIVALGKAGNPDTMDGVHPELVIGPGTEIISGNGKIMTAGAIDCHVHFICPQQVPEALGAGITTLIGGGTGPAEGTKATTVTPGGWNLSRMLSAMDDWPVNVVLLGKGNTTSEDSLWEQLRAGAAAFKLHEDWGTTPAVIDASLRVADAAGVQVALHSDTLNEAGYVESTLAAIAGRAIHAYHTEGAGGGHAPDIITVAAAGNVLPSSTNPTRPHTVNTLDEHLDMLMVCHHLNPSIPEDLAFAESRIRPSTIAAEDILHDLGAISMIGSDSQAMGRIGEVVLRTWQTAHVMKARRGALPGDGRADNLRARRYVAKYTICPAVAHGLDGEIGSVEVGKLADLVLYEPAFFGVRPSLVLKGGFITWAAMGDANASIPTPQPILPRPMFGAARGPAAASSLTFVAPAAIEAGLPARLELATPVVPVLDVRRRGKAELVNNTATPDIRVDPDTFTVTIDGEAIEPAPVRELPMAQRYFLF; encoded by the coding sequence ATGGCTTCGCTGGACCGGTCGCGGTACGCCGCGCTGTACGGACCGACGGTCGGCGACCGGGTCCGGCTGGCCGATACCGACCTGTTCATCGAGGTCACCGCGGACCTCAGCCGCGGGCCGCGCGGCGCCGGTACCGGGGACGAGGCGGTCTTCGGCGGCGGCAAGGTCATCCGCGAGTCGATGGGCCAGGCCAGGACCACCCGGGCCGAGGGCGCGCCCGACCTCGTGATCACCGGCGTCATCGTGCTGGACCACTGGGGCGTCGTGAAGGCCGACGTCGGCGTCCGCGACGGCCGGATCGTCGCGCTGGGCAAGGCCGGCAACCCGGACACGATGGACGGCGTCCACCCGGAGCTCGTGATCGGGCCGGGCACGGAGATCATCTCGGGTAATGGGAAGATCATGACGGCCGGGGCGATCGACTGCCACGTCCACTTCATCTGCCCCCAGCAGGTCCCCGAGGCCCTGGGCGCCGGCATCACGACGCTGATCGGCGGCGGCACCGGGCCGGCCGAGGGCACCAAGGCGACGACGGTCACCCCAGGTGGCTGGAACCTGAGCCGCATGCTGTCCGCGATGGACGACTGGCCCGTCAACGTCGTTCTGCTCGGCAAGGGCAACACGACGAGCGAGGACTCGCTCTGGGAGCAGCTGCGCGCCGGGGCCGCCGCGTTCAAGCTGCACGAGGACTGGGGCACCACCCCGGCCGTCATCGACGCCTCGCTGCGGGTCGCCGACGCCGCCGGAGTCCAGGTCGCGCTGCACTCGGACACCCTCAACGAGGCCGGGTACGTCGAAAGCACGCTGGCGGCGATCGCGGGCCGGGCGATCCACGCGTACCACACCGAGGGCGCCGGCGGCGGGCACGCACCGGACATCATCACCGTCGCCGCGGCCGGCAACGTCCTGCCGTCATCGACGAACCCGACCCGGCCGCACACCGTCAACACGCTCGACGAGCACCTCGACATGCTGATGGTCTGCCATCACCTCAACCCAAGCATCCCCGAGGACCTCGCCTTCGCGGAGAGCCGGATCCGGCCGTCGACGATCGCGGCCGAGGACATCCTGCACGACCTGGGTGCCATCTCGATGATCGGCTCGGACTCGCAGGCGATGGGCCGCATCGGCGAGGTCGTGCTGCGCACCTGGCAGACCGCGCACGTCATGAAGGCGCGGCGCGGCGCGCTGCCTGGTGACGGGCGGGCGGACAACCTCCGGGCCCGGCGCTACGTCGCCAAGTACACGATCTGCCCGGCCGTCGCCCACGGCCTGGACGGCGAGATCGGCTCGGTCGAGGTCGGCAAGCTCGCCGACCTCGTGCTCTACGAGCCGGCGTTCTTCGGCGTCCGCCCGTCGCTCGTCCTCAAGGGCGGCTTCATCACCTGGGCCGCGATGGGCGACGCGAACGCCTCGATCCCGACCCCGCAGCCGATCCTGCCCCGGCCCATGTTCGGCGCCGCCCGTGGCCCGGCCGCCGCGTCGTCGCTGACGTTCGTCGCCCCGGCCGCGATCGAGGCCGGCCTGCCAGCCCGGCTGGAGCTGGCCACCCCGGTGGTCCCGGTGCTGGACGTCCGCCGCCGGGGCAAGGCCGAGCTCGTCAACAACACCGCCACCCCGGACATCCGGGTCGACCCCGACACCTTCACCGTCACCATCGACGGCGAGGCCATCGAGCCGGCCCCCGTCCGGGAACTGCCGATGGCCCAGCGCTACTTCCTGTTCTGA
- a CDS encoding urease subunit beta, with protein sequence MIPGEVLHDDDPIEINPGRPTLTLVVRNSGDRPVQVGSHYHFAAANPALDFDRSAAWGHRLAVPAGTAVRFEPGIEREVTLVALAGFRDVPGLRPEWAGKLDERDATPTSP encoded by the coding sequence ATGATTCCCGGCGAGGTCCTGCACGACGACGACCCGATCGAGATCAACCCGGGCCGTCCGACGCTCACCCTGGTGGTCCGCAACAGCGGCGACCGGCCCGTCCAGGTCGGTTCGCACTACCACTTCGCCGCCGCGAACCCGGCGCTCGACTTCGATCGCTCGGCCGCCTGGGGCCACCGGCTCGCGGTGCCCGCGGGAACGGCGGTCCGCTTCGAGCCGGGGATCGAACGCGAGGTCACCCTGGTGGCCCTCGCCGGTTTCCGCGACGTCCCCGGCCTGCGGCCGGAATGGGCCGGCAAGCTCGACGAGCGCGACGCCACCCCGACCTCCCCCTGA
- a CDS encoding urease subunit gamma, translating to MLLSPHEQERLLIHVAANLAKERRGRGLRLNYPEAVALLTSFLLEGARDGRTVAELMAAGRTVLTRDDVLEGIPEMLAEVQVEATFPDGTKLVTVHHPIP from the coding sequence GTGCTGCTGAGCCCGCATGAACAGGAACGCCTGCTGATCCATGTCGCGGCCAACCTCGCCAAGGAGCGCCGGGGCCGCGGCCTGCGGCTCAACTACCCCGAGGCGGTCGCGCTGCTGACCTCCTTCCTGCTGGAGGGGGCGCGCGACGGTCGCACCGTCGCCGAGCTGATGGCCGCCGGGCGCACCGTGCTGACCAGGGACGACGTCCTGGAGGGCATCCCGGAGATGCTCGCCGAGGTGCAGGTCGAGGCGACCTTCCCGGACGGCACGAAGCTCGTCACGGTGCACCACCCGATCCCGTGA